The following proteins are co-located in the Sandaracinaceae bacterium genome:
- a CDS encoding protein kinase, producing the protein MPGDGQKQAPGAGLSEQHAQWIDAALDAHKFSTARLISLFEDQRPEAVPQRAAVLAALDAHPRARRATFLGITGTPGAGKSTLTGQLARRMHETRSDLRFAVLAVDPSSRFSGGALLGDRTRVRFATGDTRLFFRSQASDTELGGLSPRSFQVCRLLYRLFDCVLIETVGIGQSEVDIRFLADRVYLVVQPMGGDEIQFLKAGIMEVPDEIVLNKCDAVDAARRSYQALKSSMALARPFDGDHIAIHRVSATEGMGLDRLAGVLLQATDAYRADSLRGKEEHYFAKWVKEEFGRRGSLYLREHHEGAREYLDAHGSFDAAEVAFEREYGAGRRG; encoded by the coding sequence ATGCCCGGTGACGGACAGAAGCAGGCGCCGGGCGCGGGGCTGAGCGAGCAGCACGCGCAGTGGATCGACGCGGCGCTCGACGCACACAAGTTCAGCACCGCGCGGCTGATCTCGCTGTTCGAAGACCAGCGCCCCGAGGCCGTCCCCCAGCGGGCGGCCGTGCTGGCCGCGCTGGATGCGCACCCGCGCGCGCGGCGGGCCACGTTCTTGGGCATCACGGGCACCCCCGGCGCAGGCAAGAGCACGCTCACGGGGCAGCTCGCGCGGCGCATGCACGAGACCCGCAGCGACCTGCGCTTCGCCGTGCTGGCGGTGGACCCGAGCAGCCGCTTCTCGGGCGGGGCGCTGCTGGGCGACCGCACCCGCGTGCGCTTCGCCACCGGGGACACGCGCCTGTTCTTCCGCAGCCAGGCGAGCGACACCGAGCTGGGCGGTCTGTCGCCGCGCAGCTTCCAGGTGTGCCGGCTGCTGTACCGCCTGTTCGACTGCGTGCTGATCGAGACCGTCGGAATCGGCCAGAGCGAGGTGGACATCCGCTTCCTGGCGGACCGCGTGTACCTCGTGGTGCAGCCCATGGGCGGCGACGAGATCCAGTTCCTCAAGGCGGGCATCATGGAGGTGCCCGACGAGATCGTGCTGAACAAGTGCGACGCGGTGGACGCCGCGCGGCGCAGCTATCAAGCGCTGAAGAGCAGCATGGCGCTGGCGCGGCCTTTCGACGGGGACCACATCGCCATCCACCGGGTCAGCGCCACGGAGGGCATGGGCCTCGACCGCTTGGCGGGGGTGCTGCTGCAGGCAACGGACGCGTACCGCGCGGACTCGCTGCGCGGCAAGGAGGAGCACTACTTCGCCAAGTGGGTGAAGGAGGAGTTCGGGCGGCGCGGCTCGCTCTACCTGCGCGAGCACCACGAAGGCGCGCGCGAGTACCTGGATGCCCACGGCAGCTTCGACGCCGCCGAGGTCGCCTTCGAGCGCGAGTATGGCGCGGGCCGGCGAGGCTGA
- a CDS encoding HYR domain-containing protein, whose product MRVVPALSFLAVALVFAPAAQVLSQPIPACRGTVQVTLGANGTVTLDPAQVDDGSSDGSGRPVSLSVSPNTFDCASIGSNPHAVTLSVTSSMQTATCMSSVTVVAPPPVVTCQNISVNLDGSGIVTVLPNDPLVSASRVCGGAMQVSLSSTSFTCADVGANATTLTVTIGGESAQCTPTVTVVDSGSSTPPVITCGATVTLPPSDEALLPATLTAPTAVDNCFVAMVGSDAPAAGFPLGDTLVTWTATDPSGNQSSCVQTVRRDCCAPDMGVVDMDMGVVDTDMGTGASDMGAADADTSDTGMPTSDAATVDDMGSAATDMGNGDGGGDAETPNPDQATGADQGARVDAGSTRSSGSSCTAGPSGSGASVAFIGVCALALAGRRRRVR is encoded by the coding sequence ATGCGCGTCGTCCCTGCCCTCTCCTTCCTCGCCGTCGCCCTCGTGTTCGCCCCGGCGGCACAAGTGCTCTCTCAGCCCATCCCGGCTTGCCGGGGCACGGTCCAGGTCACGCTCGGCGCCAACGGCACTGTCACCCTCGACCCGGCGCAGGTCGACGATGGCTCGTCCGACGGCAGCGGGCGGCCGGTGAGCCTCTCGGTCTCGCCCAACACCTTCGACTGCGCGAGCATCGGGTCGAACCCGCACGCCGTGACGCTGAGCGTGACCAGCTCGATGCAGACCGCGACGTGCATGTCGTCCGTGACGGTAGTGGCGCCGCCGCCCGTGGTCACGTGTCAGAACATCTCCGTCAACCTGGACGGCTCGGGCATCGTCACCGTCCTGCCGAACGACCCGCTCGTGTCCGCCAGCCGGGTGTGCGGGGGCGCCATGCAGGTCTCCTTGTCCTCGACTTCCTTCACGTGCGCGGACGTCGGCGCGAACGCCACCACGCTGACGGTCACCATCGGGGGCGAGAGCGCGCAGTGCACGCCGACGGTGACGGTCGTCGACAGCGGCTCGTCGACCCCGCCCGTGATCACCTGCGGCGCGACGGTCACCCTGCCCCCCAGCGACGAAGCGCTCTTGCCAGCCACGCTCACCGCGCCCACCGCCGTCGACAACTGCTTTGTGGCGATGGTCGGCAGCGACGCCCCGGCCGCGGGCTTCCCGCTGGGCGACACGCTGGTGACGTGGACGGCGACGGACCCCTCGGGCAACCAATCCAGCTGTGTGCAGACGGTGCGCCGCGACTGCTGCGCGCCCGACATGGGCGTCGTGGACATGGACATGGGCGTGGTCGACACGGACATGGGCACCGGCGCGAGCGACATGGGCGCGGCAGACGCGGACACGAGCGACACGGGGATGCCCACGAGTGACGCAGCGACGGTCGACGACATGGGGAGCGCGGCGACCGACATGGGGAACGGCGACGGCGGCGGTGACGCGGAGACCCCCAACCCAGACCAGGCCACCGGCGCGGACCAGGGCGCGCGTGTGGACGCCGGGTCCACCCGGAGCTCGGGTTCCTCGTGCACGGCAGGCCCATCGGGTTCGGGTGCCTCCGTCGCGTTCATCGGCGTGTGTGCGCTTGCGCTCGCCGGGCGGCGGCGCCGGGTCCGCTAG
- a CDS encoding response regulator transcription factor translates to MTRVLLADDQELLRRGLRGLLELSAAIEVVGEAGDGHAAVELARACEPDVLLLDVRMPELDGIGVMRALGDGCPPTVLLTTFDDPDALVRATAAGAGAFLLKDVALDTLVDVLARVASGERFLGPVVHQPARDQLRGGGAEQLGGMAVDPLTPRETQVLALMARGLSNREIADALGTREGTVKNHTSSILSKLSVRDRTQAVLKALSLGWL, encoded by the coding sequence ATGACCCGCGTCCTGCTGGCGGACGACCAGGAGCTCTTGCGCCGCGGGCTGCGCGGGCTGCTCGAGCTCAGCGCCGCCATCGAGGTGGTGGGTGAGGCGGGCGATGGCCACGCCGCGGTGGAGCTCGCGCGCGCGTGCGAGCCCGACGTCTTGCTGCTCGACGTGCGCATGCCCGAGCTGGACGGTATCGGCGTCATGCGCGCCCTCGGCGACGGGTGTCCGCCGACGGTCCTCCTGACCACCTTCGACGACCCGGACGCTCTGGTGCGCGCGACCGCCGCGGGCGCAGGCGCGTTCCTCTTGAAAGACGTCGCGCTCGACACGCTCGTCGACGTCCTCGCGCGCGTGGCGAGCGGCGAGCGCTTTCTCGGGCCGGTGGTCCACCAGCCAGCCCGCGACCAGCTCCGGGGCGGCGGCGCGGAGCAGCTCGGTGGGATGGCGGTGGACCCCCTCACGCCGCGGGAGACTCAAGTGCTCGCCCTGATGGCGCGTGGGCTCTCCAACCGCGAGATCGCGGACGCGCTCGGGACCCGCGAGGGCACCGTGAAGAACCACACGTCGAGCATCCTCTCGAAGCTCTCCGTGCGCGACCGCACCCAGGCCGTGCTCAAGGCGCTGTCGCTCGGGTGGCTCTAG
- a CDS encoding beta-lactamase family protein — protein MTPRHLAPALTLVALLGCADHTHSPTDAGTVDIAALPLEELVTYTVDTADVPSVAVALVDHTGVTSIAAAGVRRAGDAVPVTVDDQYHLGSNTKAMTAALAAMAVDEGALSWTSTLGDVLGGELTELDEGYLGVTLVELLSHTAGIDDATVIPLVEELDEDPSTARRESLGVVLAVPPQGPRGTFRYSNVGYVAAGRMLEVALGDSWERLLTARLFEPLQMRSCGFGPPGEPGVVDQPWGHEVLGRRLRPIDPGADGADNAPVLGPAGTVHCALGDWARFAAMMLRGLEGSTDELVSPAGFAELRAPRSEDGYALGWVAREDPLQLVHDGSNTHFYSLAILTPGTDEALLVATNVGSPRAEAALELVLTWYAARQAESE, from the coding sequence ATGACACCACGACACCTGGCCCCCGCTCTCACCCTCGTCGCGCTGCTCGGATGCGCCGATCACACCCACTCGCCCACCGACGCCGGGACGGTGGACATTGCGGCGCTCCCTCTCGAGGAGCTCGTGACCTACACCGTCGACACCGCGGACGTTCCCTCGGTCGCCGTCGCGCTCGTCGATCATACCGGCGTGACCTCCATCGCCGCCGCGGGCGTGCGCCGCGCGGGCGACGCCGTGCCCGTGACCGTCGATGACCAATACCACCTGGGCTCCAACACCAAAGCGATGACGGCGGCGCTGGCCGCGATGGCGGTGGACGAGGGGGCCCTTTCGTGGACCAGCACGCTGGGCGACGTGCTCGGGGGTGAGCTCACCGAGCTCGACGAGGGGTACCTGGGCGTGACGCTGGTCGAGCTCCTCTCCCACACGGCCGGCATCGACGACGCCACGGTCATCCCGTTGGTCGAAGAGCTGGACGAAGACCCCTCGACGGCGCGTCGGGAGAGCCTCGGCGTGGTCCTGGCCGTGCCTCCGCAGGGCCCTCGGGGCACGTTTCGCTACTCCAACGTCGGCTACGTCGCGGCGGGGAGGATGCTGGAGGTCGCGCTCGGCGACAGCTGGGAGCGGCTGCTCACCGCGCGCCTGTTCGAGCCCCTCCAGATGCGCTCCTGCGGCTTCGGGCCACCCGGTGAACCTGGCGTGGTGGACCAGCCGTGGGGCCACGAGGTCCTCGGGCGTCGGCTTCGGCCCATCGACCCCGGCGCCGACGGAGCGGACAACGCACCCGTCTTGGGCCCGGCGGGGACGGTGCACTGCGCGCTCGGCGACTGGGCGCGGTTCGCAGCGATGATGCTGCGCGGTCTCGAGGGGAGCACGGACGAGCTGGTGTCCCCGGCCGGCTTCGCCGAGCTCCGCGCGCCGCGCTCCGAGGACGGCTATGCGCTCGGGTGGGTGGCGCGAGAGGACCCGCTCCAGCTCGTCCACGACGGAAGCAACACGCACTTCTACTCCCTCGCCATCCTCACGCCGGGGACGGACGAGGCGCTCCTGGTGGCGACGAACGTCGGCAGCCCGCGCGCCGAGGCCGCGCTCGAGCTGGTGCTCACGTGGTACGCGGCTCGGCAGGCCGAAAGCGAGTAG
- a CDS encoding pirin family protein has protein sequence MTDTLHSDDPSRSADCPPCTGTPALDRIEAHRAEIGEGFVIRRALPTAKRRMVGPWCFLDHLGPAAYSAGNGLAVGPHPHIGLQTFTWLVEGEIFHRDSLGTEQIIRPGQVNLMTAGRGIAHSEDTVTPDAGRVHAAQLWIALPEAERHRAPSFAHYPSLPRVTRDGVTATVLAGEHAGERAPAEVFSPMVGVDFHAPGPAATEAPLDPRFEHAVMAMSGEVDVEGERISPGTLLYLGRGRSTFSLRCNDEARLLLVGGAPFGEEILMWWNFVGRTPEDIIEAAADWNEGRRFAEVVGSPSPRIPAPDTARVRMRRPSGPV, from the coding sequence ATGACCGACACCCTGCACTCCGATGATCCTTCGCGCTCGGCCGACTGCCCCCCGTGCACCGGGACCCCCGCGCTCGACAGGATCGAGGCGCACCGCGCGGAGATCGGCGAGGGCTTCGTCATCCGGCGCGCGCTCCCGACCGCCAAGCGGCGCATGGTGGGACCATGGTGCTTCCTGGATCACCTGGGCCCCGCCGCCTACAGCGCGGGGAACGGGCTGGCCGTGGGGCCGCACCCGCACATCGGGCTGCAGACGTTCACGTGGCTCGTCGAGGGCGAGATCTTCCACCGCGACAGCCTGGGCACCGAGCAGATCATCCGGCCGGGTCAGGTGAACCTCATGACGGCGGGTCGCGGCATCGCCCACTCGGAGGACACGGTCACGCCAGACGCGGGCCGCGTGCACGCCGCCCAGCTGTGGATCGCGCTCCCCGAAGCCGAGCGCCACCGCGCCCCCAGCTTCGCGCACTATCCCAGCTTGCCGCGCGTCACACGGGACGGCGTCACGGCCACCGTGCTGGCGGGCGAACACGCCGGTGAGCGCGCTCCGGCGGAGGTCTTCTCGCCGATGGTGGGCGTGGACTTCCACGCGCCTGGTCCGGCCGCGACCGAGGCCCCCTTGGACCCGCGCTTCGAGCACGCGGTCATGGCCATGTCGGGCGAGGTCGACGTGGAAGGCGAGCGCATCTCCCCGGGCACCCTGCTGTACCTCGGTCGCGGCCGGTCCACGTTCTCGCTGCGCTGCAACGACGAGGCGCGCCTGCTGCTGGTGGGCGGTGCCCCGTTCGGTGAGGAGATCCTCATGTGGTGGAACTTCGTCGGGCGCACGCCGGAGGACATCATCGAAGCCGCGGCGGACTGGAACGAAGGACGTAGGTTCGCGGAGGTGGTGGGATCGCCGTCGCCTCGCATCCCTGCACCCGACACTGCACGAGTCCGGATGCGTCGCCCATCGGGACCCGTGTAA
- a CDS encoding B-box zinc finger protein encodes MNAHPAPRCPQHPDARAETPCTSCGRPLCAACWRFDVDERPSCAHCVEHLHDRSPAAFPLAFLGGTGTLLAALLLRFRDHPNALHVALGSAAMLLVTTAFLYRRGLQVASWRRIVERPEAEGRPHEDAQGAYRSAAHVRRLVAIVPPVSGELSTLVVLLALALPVAIAPGLLNVPAWLAIDATLLLWWGVFVLVFATLLYRGSRLAEDGPSLDDARPPEGEDFRRPRKKSSLDGCGDGCSGCSLDTGGCSSSEGCGSAGGEGVLGVLVVLIALAALVLLAWLLAEFVLPLLFTAAYYVVSRGLRRVANDTHDCQGDLVRSLGWAIAWATLYTAPLALVVVLVQGILAAR; translated from the coding sequence ATGAATGCTCACCCCGCCCCGCGCTGCCCGCAGCACCCCGACGCCCGCGCCGAGACGCCCTGCACGAGCTGCGGGCGCCCGCTGTGCGCGGCGTGCTGGCGCTTCGACGTGGACGAGAGGCCCAGCTGTGCGCACTGCGTAGAGCACCTGCACGACCGCTCTCCCGCGGCGTTCCCGCTGGCGTTCCTGGGCGGCACGGGCACGCTGCTCGCCGCGCTGCTGCTGCGCTTCCGCGACCACCCGAACGCCCTGCACGTGGCGCTGGGCAGCGCCGCGATGCTGCTGGTGACCACGGCCTTCCTCTACCGCCGCGGCCTGCAGGTAGCCTCTTGGCGCCGCATCGTCGAGCGTCCGGAGGCCGAGGGGCGCCCGCACGAAGACGCGCAGGGGGCCTACCGCTCGGCCGCCCACGTGCGGCGCCTGGTGGCCATCGTCCCGCCCGTGTCGGGAGAGCTCTCGACGCTGGTCGTCCTGCTTGCGCTGGCCTTGCCGGTGGCCATCGCGCCCGGCCTGCTGAACGTGCCCGCTTGGCTGGCCATCGACGCCACGCTGCTGCTGTGGTGGGGCGTGTTCGTGCTGGTCTTCGCGACCCTGCTCTACCGCGGCAGCCGGCTGGCCGAGGACGGACCGAGCCTGGACGACGCGCGGCCGCCCGAGGGAGAGGACTTCCGCCGGCCACGCAAGAAGAGCTCACTCGACGGCTGCGGCGACGGCTGCTCGGGCTGCAGCCTCGACACGGGCGGGTGCAGCTCGAGCGAGGGCTGCGGCTCCGCTGGGGGCGAAGGTGTCCTCGGGGTCCTGGTGGTGCTGATCGCGCTCGCTGCGCTGGTGCTGCTGGCGTGGCTGTTGGCGGAGTTCGTGCTCCCGCTCCTCTTCACGGCGGCCTACTACGTGGTGTCTCGCGGGCTGCGACGCGTGGCCAACGACACCCACGACTGCCAGGGTGACCTCGTGCGCTCGCTGGGCTGGGCCATCGCGTGGGCCACGCTGTACACCGCGCCGCTCGCGCTGGTGGTGGTGCTGGTGCAAGGCATCCTGGCTGCGCGCTGA
- a CDS encoding serine/threonine protein kinase: MHLSPITPTSRAGLTPEVLGRHRLLFHIGRGGMADVYLAAALGPSGFHKEVVVKALRPELAESEDFLEMFMDEARLAARMRHPNVVQTLEVSREDGVHYMVLEYYEGQTLDRLMRRREGEGLPLGIALHIAREVTSALDYAHTLVDMQGQPMRVVHRDVSPQNIMIGYEGRVRLLDFGVAKASTHTSETRAGDFKGKIAYMAPEQAAGTPVDARTDLYALGVVLFELVSGQRMWGGVPDASVAARLLAGKLPIATFDESVPASVRPLLSRLMAHDPQNRFESAAAARAAIEALIDQLGVHVDDRQLSGLMLATFAEERDALREAVRTRMARLSTGESLPPSLVRGAVFGQPTVATDTALTAVTRTDHVGAQALRTSTSAPPKRAFPVWAALLGLAAVLGAVLFAIDRYAMPPAASPDVASSPEGDGAAGGGHSALVGAGSATGSGAMPEFRCDDPERPIVQLTGEIETSATLRCNRRYLLRHNTFVNPGVTLTIEAGTLILGDSETRGTLVVLPGARIVAEGTATAPIVFTSDKPEGQRRAGDWGGVIVLGRASINARDVNGAPISGRIEGLEQVGEEAAYGGQRDDDSSGVISYVRIEYPGVEIAPNNEINGLTLAGVGRETRVDHVHVYRPLDDCFEFFGGTVDARYLVCDSPGDDAFDWDQGYRGRLQFLLMRGTPDASLGSNGFEGDGDPNGLGSEPRSAPTIFNATLCGGGGSGDGSSHGVFARRATLGLLRNVLASGFHIGVEARGDATGVDLGGIGIFGISRYDVASGTRYDPPEVGQPIDCASGRVAPTEPVLETAEAPPQDGFFDARARYLGAFRDVRDTWHQGWTRSLAEPD, from the coding sequence ATGCACCTCTCCCCCATCACGCCCACCAGCCGCGCAGGCCTCACCCCCGAGGTCCTCGGTCGGCACCGTCTGCTCTTCCACATCGGCCGCGGGGGCATGGCGGACGTCTACCTCGCCGCAGCGCTCGGGCCCTCGGGCTTCCACAAGGAGGTGGTGGTCAAGGCGCTGCGCCCCGAGCTGGCGGAGTCCGAGGACTTCCTCGAGATGTTCATGGACGAGGCGCGGCTGGCGGCCCGCATGCGCCACCCCAACGTGGTGCAGACGCTCGAGGTGTCCCGTGAAGACGGCGTGCACTACATGGTGCTCGAATACTACGAGGGGCAGACGCTGGACCGGCTCATGCGACGCCGAGAGGGAGAGGGGCTGCCGCTCGGCATCGCGCTGCACATCGCGCGCGAGGTGACCAGCGCGCTGGACTACGCGCACACGCTGGTGGACATGCAGGGTCAGCCCATGCGCGTGGTGCACCGCGACGTCTCGCCGCAGAACATCATGATCGGCTACGAGGGGCGCGTGCGCCTCTTGGACTTTGGTGTGGCGAAGGCCAGTACGCACACCTCCGAGACGCGCGCGGGGGACTTCAAGGGCAAGATCGCGTACATGGCGCCCGAGCAGGCCGCGGGGACGCCCGTCGATGCGCGCACGGACCTGTACGCGCTGGGCGTCGTGTTGTTCGAGCTGGTGTCCGGGCAGCGTATGTGGGGCGGCGTCCCGGACGCGTCGGTCGCGGCGCGCCTGCTGGCGGGCAAGCTACCCATCGCCACGTTCGACGAGAGCGTGCCTGCGTCCGTGCGGCCGCTGCTCTCGCGCCTGATGGCGCACGACCCGCAGAACCGCTTCGAGAGCGCGGCGGCCGCGCGGGCGGCCATCGAGGCGCTGATCGATCAGCTGGGCGTGCACGTCGACGACCGGCAGCTGAGCGGGCTCATGCTGGCAACGTTCGCCGAGGAGCGCGACGCGCTGCGGGAGGCTGTGCGCACGCGGATGGCGCGGCTGTCCACGGGCGAGAGCTTGCCGCCCAGCCTCGTGCGAGGGGCCGTGTTCGGTCAGCCGACCGTCGCCACCGACACGGCGCTCACCGCCGTCACACGCACCGATCACGTCGGGGCGCAGGCACTGCGTACAAGCACGAGCGCGCCGCCGAAGCGCGCGTTCCCCGTGTGGGCTGCGCTGTTGGGCCTCGCGGCCGTGTTGGGCGCCGTGCTGTTCGCGATCGACCGCTACGCCATGCCTCCCGCCGCGTCCCCGGACGTGGCCAGCTCGCCGGAGGGCGACGGCGCTGCGGGCGGTGGACACAGCGCGCTGGTCGGTGCCGGTAGCGCCACGGGCTCCGGGGCGATGCCCGAGTTCCGCTGCGATGATCCCGAGCGTCCGATCGTCCAGCTGACCGGCGAGATCGAGACGAGCGCGACGCTGCGCTGCAACCGCCGCTACCTGCTTCGCCACAACACCTTCGTGAACCCGGGGGTGACCCTCACCATCGAGGCGGGCACGCTCATCCTGGGTGACAGCGAGACGCGCGGCACGCTGGTGGTGCTGCCTGGCGCGCGCATCGTGGCCGAGGGCACGGCGACGGCGCCCATCGTGTTCACGAGTGACAAGCCGGAGGGGCAGCGGCGCGCGGGCGACTGGGGCGGCGTCATCGTCCTCGGGCGCGCCAGCATCAACGCGCGCGACGTGAACGGCGCGCCCATCAGCGGTCGCATCGAGGGCCTCGAGCAGGTGGGCGAGGAGGCGGCCTACGGTGGGCAGCGCGACGACGACAGCAGCGGCGTCATCAGCTATGTGCGCATCGAGTACCCCGGTGTGGAGATCGCGCCCAACAACGAGATCAACGGCCTCACGCTGGCGGGGGTCGGGCGCGAGACACGCGTGGACCACGTGCACGTCTACCGGCCCCTGGATGATTGCTTCGAGTTCTTCGGGGGCACCGTCGACGCGCGCTACCTGGTGTGCGACAGCCCGGGCGACGACGCCTTCGACTGGGACCAGGGCTACCGTGGGCGGCTGCAGTTCCTGCTGATGCGCGGCACGCCCGACGCTTCGCTTGGGAGCAACGGGTTCGAGGGGGACGGCGACCCGAACGGGCTCGGCAGCGAGCCCCGCAGCGCGCCCACCATCTTCAACGCGACGCTGTGCGGCGGGGGTGGCTCGGGGGACGGCTCGAGCCACGGTGTGTTCGCACGGCGCGCGACGCTCGGGCTGCTGCGCAACGTCCTCGCGTCCGGGTTCCACATTGGCGTGGAGGCGCGCGGGGACGCGACCGGGGTGGACCTGGGCGGCATCGGCATCTTCGGCATCAGCCGCTACGACGTGGCTTCGGGCACGCGCTACGACCCGCCCGAGGTGGGCCAGCCGATCGACTGCGCCAGCGGCCGAGTCGCGCCCACCGAGCCCGTGCTGGAGACGGCCGAGGCGCCGCCCCAGGATGGGTTCTTCGACGCGCGCGCGCGCTATCTGGGAGCGTTTCGGGACGTGCGCGACACATGGCACCAGGGCTGGACACGGTCGCTGGCCGAGCCGGACTGA
- a CDS encoding NAD-dependent epimerase/dehydratase family protein encodes MSTPPDYTLAPLDGLRCLVTGGAGYLGQNLARALLARGCTVHVLDTVDGAQAAPELAGHERVQWFVGDIRKEADVRAACEGVDVVFHTAALIELARRAPESFKALVRGVNVEGTRVLVQTAAACGVTRLVHTSSTNVVFGQRCVGTDETLPYSTSPDLYSSTKAEAERVALAANSATFHTCAIRPGGIYGPGERKTMVGPIVTSIQQGMPVIGFGDGSTRLDYTYIDSLVDGQLRAAERLVPGSPVCGSAYFVTDDQPINPAEFTLRLVRLMGLGTKARRIPRRVARGMALASEFAFERFGKPRPAITEVGVALCTQDNFFSIAKARRELDYAPLVTLEEGLRRTAEDAARFYHGLA; translated from the coding sequence ATGAGCACCCCCCCGGACTACACCCTCGCGCCTCTGGACGGCCTCCGCTGTCTCGTCACGGGAGGGGCAGGGTACCTCGGCCAGAACCTCGCGCGCGCGCTGTTGGCGCGCGGCTGCACCGTACACGTGCTCGACACGGTCGACGGAGCGCAGGCGGCGCCCGAGCTGGCCGGTCACGAGCGCGTGCAGTGGTTCGTGGGTGACATCCGCAAGGAGGCCGACGTGCGGGCCGCGTGCGAGGGGGTCGATGTGGTGTTCCACACGGCCGCGCTGATCGAGCTCGCGCGACGCGCGCCCGAGTCCTTCAAGGCGCTGGTGCGCGGCGTGAACGTCGAGGGCACGCGCGTGCTGGTGCAGACGGCGGCGGCGTGCGGCGTGACGCGCCTGGTGCACACCAGCTCCACCAACGTGGTCTTCGGGCAGCGCTGCGTGGGGACCGACGAGACGCTCCCCTACAGCACCAGCCCAGACCTCTACTCGTCCACCAAGGCCGAGGCCGAGCGCGTGGCGCTCGCCGCGAACAGCGCGACCTTCCACACGTGCGCCATCCGCCCTGGCGGCATCTATGGCCCGGGTGAGCGCAAGACCATGGTCGGCCCGATCGTGACCTCCATCCAGCAGGGCATGCCGGTGATCGGCTTCGGGGACGGCAGCACGCGCCTCGACTACACGTACATCGACAGCCTCGTGGACGGCCAGCTGCGCGCGGCCGAGCGCCTCGTGCCGGGCTCGCCCGTGTGCGGCAGCGCGTACTTCGTCACGGACGATCAGCCCATCAACCCCGCAGAGTTCACGCTGCGCTTGGTGCGCCTGATGGGGCTCGGCACGAAGGCGCGGCGCATTCCCCGGCGCGTCGCGCGCGGCATGGCCCTCGCGTCGGAGTTCGCCTTCGAGCGCTTCGGCAAGCCCCGCCCCGCCATCACCGAGGTGGGCGTCGCGCTGTGCACGCAGGACAACTTCTTCTCCATCGCCAAGGCGCGTCGTGAGCTCGACTACGCACCGCTGGTCACGCTGGAAGAGGGCCTGCGGCGCACGGCCGAGGACGCGGCGCGCTTCTACCACGGCCTCGCCTGA
- a CDS encoding TetR/AcrR family transcriptional regulator has protein sequence MPLPRFEKLDEPRKTSILDAAADEFGERGFEGASYNRIIERAGISKGAMYYYFADKDDLFRTVLDAALNQWLEEVGFPVGADDAPSFWRACETMYVRSLHFVLRDPRNAALCVGITKARAELADHPVVQQLNARMLEWVSALVQHGQAIGAVRDDVPTELLVHSALSLIDAGDRWLATRWAQLSDDGVTSTAAMMVDFLRRIAAPEVTP, from the coding sequence GTGCCCCTGCCCCGCTTCGAGAAGCTCGACGAACCCCGCAAGACCAGCATCCTCGACGCCGCCGCCGACGAGTTCGGTGAGCGCGGCTTCGAGGGCGCCTCCTACAACCGCATCATCGAGCGGGCGGGCATCAGCAAGGGCGCGATGTACTACTACTTCGCAGACAAGGACGACCTCTTCCGCACCGTGCTGGACGCCGCGCTCAACCAGTGGCTGGAAGAAGTGGGCTTCCCCGTCGGCGCCGACGACGCGCCCTCGTTCTGGCGCGCGTGCGAGACCATGTACGTGCGCAGCCTGCACTTCGTCCTGCGCGATCCTCGCAACGCCGCGCTGTGCGTGGGCATCACCAAGGCGCGCGCCGAGCTGGCGGACCACCCCGTGGTGCAGCAGCTCAACGCGCGGATGCTGGAGTGGGTCTCGGCGCTCGTGCAACACGGCCAGGCCATCGGCGCCGTCCGTGACGACGTGCCCACCGAGCTGTTGGTGCACAGCGCCCTCTCGCTCATCGACGCCGGCGACCGCTGGCTCGCCACGCGCTGGGCTCAGCTCAGCGACGACGGCGTCACATCGACCGCGGCCATGATGGTGGACTTCCTCCGCCGCATCGCCGCCCCGGAGGTAACCCCATGA